Proteins from a single region of Macaca thibetana thibetana isolate TM-01 chromosome 4, ASM2454274v1, whole genome shotgun sequence:
- the LOC126952594 gene encoding LOW QUALITY PROTEIN: nuclear envelope integral membrane protein 2-like (The sequence of the model RefSeq protein was modified relative to this genomic sequence to represent the inferred CDS: substituted 1 base at 1 genomic stop codon), with protein sequence MGPCQGRWWLLLWLPPLATLPMRGEAAAAALSVRRCKALKEKDLIRTSESDCYCYNQNSQVEWKYIWSTMQVEITSSGLFRIVYITERHNCQYPETILSFIKCVIHNFWIPKECNEITIIINPYGETVCFSVEPVRKIFNYMIHVNRNIMDFKLFLVFVAGVFLSFYAETLSQSPTFYYSSGTVLGVLMTSVFVLLLVKRFIPKYSTFWALMVGCWFASVYVVCQLMEDLKWLWYENRIYVLDDRSRSLLMWTLRLLSLVLVYAGVAVPQFAYAAIILLMSSWSLHYPLRAFSYMRWKIKQWFTSKELVVKYLTEDEYREQADAETNSALEELRWACXKPDFPSWLVVSRLHTPRKFADFVLGGSHLSPEEISLHEEQYGLGGAFLEEQLFNPSTA encoded by the coding sequence ATGGGGCCGTGCCAGGGGCGGTGGTGGCTGCTGCTCTGGCTGCCGCCCCTGGCCACACTGCCCATGCGgggggaggcggcggcggcggcgttGTCAGTTCGTAGGTGTAAAGCTTTgaaggaaaaagatttaattaGAACGTCTGAGTCAGACTGTTACTGCTACAATCAAAATTCCCAAGTGGAGTGGAAATACATATGGTCGACTATGCAGGTGGAAATTACCAGTTCAGGCCTGTTCAGAATTGTATACATCACAGAAAGACATAATTGCCAATATCCAGAaaccattttatcttttatcaaaTGTGTGATTCATAACTTTTGGATACCAAAAGAATGTAATGAAATAACCATAATCATCAATCCATATGGAGAGACTGTGTGCTTTTCTGTGGAGCCTGTCAGGAAGATATTTAACTATATGATACATGTGAATCGAAACATCATGGATTTCAAACTCTTCCTTGTGTTTGTGGCAggagtttttctttccttttatgcaGAGACCCTGAGTCAAAGCCCTACTTTCTATTACTCTTCGGGAACTGTGCTAGGTGTTCTAATGACATCAGTCTTTGTCTTGCTGTTGGTGAAACGATTCATTCCGAAGTATAGCACCTTTTGGGCTCTAATGGTTGGTTGTTGGTTTGCTTCAGTTTATGTTGTGTGCCAGTTGATGGAAGATCTGAAGTGGCTGTGGTATGAAAACAGGATATATGTATTAGATGACAGGAGCAGAAGTCTTCTGATGTGGACACTACGACTCCTCTCCCTGGTTCTGGTCTATGCTGGTGTGGCCGTGCCTCAGTTTGCCTatgcagccataatcctcctcaTGTCCTCCTGGAGTCTGCACTACCCACTGAGAGCATTCAGTTATATGAGGTGGAAAATAAAGCAGTGGTTTACATCGAAAGAGCTGGTGGTGAAGTATCTTACAGAAGACGAGTATAGGGAGCAAGCTGATGCTGAAACGAACAGCGCTCTGGAGGAGCTGCGCTGGGCCTGCTGAAAACCCGACTTCCCCTCGTGGCTGGTGGTCTCCAGACTTCACACTCCTAGAAAATTTGCAGACTTTGTTCTTGGAGGAAGCCACTTGTCACCTGAAGAAATCAGTCTGCATGAAGAGCAGTATGGCCTTGGGGGTGCCTTCTTGGAAGAGCAGCTCTTTAACCCAAGTACTGCCTGA